The DNA segment GATGAAAATTTCTCCAATAGAGCAACTATTTACTGTATTTAATGAAACGGCACTTGTTTTACAAGAGGAATTGTCTTGTAGTTATCTGGAGGCATTAGCCGAAACAGGAGAAAACATGTTCCAAGGCACAATTCTACAGGATGAGTTAAGTGAACTAACTACAAAAAGGTTAAAAAAGCAGTACGAAGAAATCCATTTAGACAAGTATTCCAAGGAAGATATACGTAAAGCCTACCAGCTAGTTATTTTAAAAGGGATGAAGGAAAATGTTCAACCCAATCACCAAATGACTCCTGATACGATTGGACTACTGGTAGGATACTTACTTGACCGATTTGTAAAACAATCCACGTTTAGGCTTCTCGATCCGGCGGTTGGAACAGGGAATTTACTAACGACTGTTTTAAATCATGTGCCTAAAGAGATAACCTCAATAGGAGTAGATGTCGATGATATTCTCATTAAACTTGCCTATGTAAACGCGAATTTACAGGAACATCCAATTCAGTTATTTAATCAGGACGCCTTAGAGCCTTTATTTATTGATCCAGTAGAGGCTGTAATAGCTGATTTACCTGTTGGATTTTATCCAAATGATGTACGGGCAGCAGATTATCAATTAAAGGCAAATACTGGACACTCGTATTCGCATCACTTATTTATTGAGCAAAGTGTACGACATACAGTACCTGGTGGATATTTGATCTTCCTAGTTCCAAGTGGTCTTTTTGAAAGTGAACAAGCAGCACAGCTTCATGAATTCTTAAAAGAACATGTAATCATTCAGGGTCTTCTACAATTGCCTGAAACAATGTTTAAAAATAAAAGTGCAGCTAAAAATATTTTCATTTTGCAAAAAAAGGGTGAGGGGATTCAGCCTCCGAAGCAGGCTATGCTCGTAAACCTACCGAGTCTGTCAAAGCAGTATGAAATGGACCGAATCTTATCACAAATTGAAAAATGGTTCCAAGAAAATAAAGGATAAAATCGGTGAAAAATCCCGATTTTATCCTTTATTAGTTTTAGTAAAAAAGAGAGAAAAATTTGAATATAATTACATTTGCTCTGTAACCGTTGTCAAGCAATTTATTCCTTGTAATGTCCTAAATTCAGTGATTAAATGAGGAATTGAGGGAAATAAACAAGGTCGGTTTGCGCAAAATAAAAGTGTACTTAACCAAAATTGTATATTCACGACGTTGTTATATAAAAGGAGCGGTAAGCTAAATGGCAAAAATTATTGCAATCAATGCGGGGAGTTCTTCCTTAAAGTTTCAATTATTTGAAATGCCAAGTGAAGAAGTAATTACAAAAGGTCTTATCGAAAGAATTGGATTAAGCGATTCAATTTTTAATATTACAGTTAACGGTGAAAAAGTCCAAGAAATAACCGATATACCTGATCATGAAATAGCAGTAAAAATGTTATTAGATAAATTAACTACACTAGGTATCATTCAATCACTTGATGAAATTGAAGGAATTGGTCATCGTGTTGTACACGGTGGTGAAGCATTTAATGACTCTGTAATAATTACAGATGAAGTTTTAAATAAAATCGAAGAACTTTCGGAGCTTGCACCACTGCATAATCCAGCAAACTTAACTGGAATCCGTGCATTCCAAAGTGTACTTCCAAATGTACCAGCGATTGCTGTGTTTGATACAGCTTTCCATCAAACAATGCCGGAAAGTTCTTTCCTTTATAGCCTTCCATATGAATACTACAAAGAATACGGTATCCGTAAATACGGCTTCCATGGGACATCTCACAAATATGTTTCACAACGTGCAGCAGAATTACTAGGTCGCCCAGTTGAACAACTTCGTTTAATTTCTTGTCACTTAGGAAATGGTGCAAGTATTGCAGCTATCGAAGGTGGAGAATCTATCGATACATCAATGGGCTTTACACCACTTGCAGGTGTAACAATGGGTACACGCTCAGGTAATATTGACCCTGCTTTAATTCCATATATCATGGAAAAAACGAACCAGACTGCTGATGAAGTTCTAGATGTATTAAATAAGAAGAGCGGTATGTTAGCTGTTTCTGGATTCTCAAGTGACCTAAGGGATATTGAAATTGAAGCCAAGAAAGGCAATGAGCGTGCACAGCTAGCATTAGATGTATTTGCAAACCGAATTCATAAATATATTGGTTCATACGCGTCCCGTATGTATGGTGTAGATGCGATTATCTTTACTGCAGGTATTGGTGAAAATAGTGATACCATTCGTGAAAATGTGCTAAAAGGTCTTGAATTTATGGGTGTATATTGGGATCCTGCTCTTAACAAAGTAAGAGGGGAAGAGGCTTTCATTAACTATCCTCACTCTCCAGTTAAAGTTATTATTATCCCAACTAATGAAGAAGTAATGATCGCGCGCGACGTTGTTCGCTTAGCACAATAACTCTCTTCAACTTAAATCTCCAAAGAGGCAAAAGCTAACAATAAATGGCTTTTGCCTTTTTAACGTTCTCTCGCTTTATGCTATACTGTTAGGAGAAGCATGTTGGAGGAGGTTCATACGATGCCATATACAGACCGGGAAACTAAAGTATGGAATGAAATAAGCGAATGGGAAAAGAATCTATTCAATTACGAACCAAATGACATTCAATTAACTTATGAAAAATATTTGGAGCGTTCTTTCTCCTTATTGCCTGAAACAGTTCAGAAGCAATTTTTTTCCCTTGTTGATACATGGCTGTTCCATTTGCATGGTATGATTCAAGGCTCTCAGCTTCAAATGGATGCAAAAGAAAGAATTCTTTCATCTGGAAGGGTTTTTATCCCTAATTTAGAAAATATATCAGACTTAAAAAATTTGGATATTAATCAATTACAATACATAGCAGAACAGCACATTGCTAGGCATCGCCTTTATTCCTTAGCTCAAGGAGGATTAGCGGGAACCGGAAGTTCCTTGCTTTTGGGGATGGATATCCCAGCAATGGCCGTTATTAATTTGAGGGTTGTCCAATTAATAGCCATGACTTATGGATATGAAGTTAACACTCCTTATGAAATGATGACATCCCTTAAGGTATTTCATATAGGTACCTTGCCTCCTAGAATACAAAAAGAAGGCTGGATCATGTTAAAAGATGAATTAGAAAAGTACGATAATCCGTATTTTTATGAGGGGACAGAAGAGATTTCCAATATCACCTGGCTTGAACAACCCTTGCAACAAGTATTTAAAGCGATGGTTATTGCCTTGTTTCGGAGAAAGATGATTCAAGGGATGCCGCTCGTCAGCATAGCCATTGGTGCAGGAGCAAATTATCAGTTAACGAGGAAAGTAACGGAATTAGCTCATAAATATTATCAATACCGCTATCTAAAAGAAAAAGAGGAGTTTCAAATATGAGCACGCAGGAACATAAACGGGAAGCCCCTAAGAGTATTAATTGTAAGATAATCACAGTCAGTGATACAAGAAATAAGGACACAGACAAAAGTGGTAAGCTGATGATTGAATTGCTTGAGCAGTCCGGACATCAAATTTCTGATTATGTGATTGTAAAGGATGAAGCAATCCCAATTCAAGATGAAATTTTAAAAGCCTGTAACCGGGAAGATATTGACGCTATTCTTATTAATGGCGGGACGGGGATAGCCAAGCGGGACGTCACAATTGAAACAGTCAAAAGCCTTCTTAATAAAGAAATTGTTGGCTTCGGAGAATTGTTTAGGATGTTGAGTTATCAAGAAGATATCGGTTCTGCAGCAATCCTTTCAAGAGCAATTGCTGGTGTAGTGAATAATAGGGCGGTATTTTCTACCCCTGGTTCCACTGGTGCGGTAAAGCTTGCGATGAATAAATTAATTTTGCCCGAATTAGGGCATGTGGTAAGAGAAATAAAGAAAGATTTGTAATAGAGAGAAAGAGGATGACGATTTAGTGTCATCCTCTTTTTAATGATGAGCTTTTGTGGAAAGTGTTTGGTTTGCTCTATACCAAAGCCATAAGTCATTGATGATGGAGGCAAGTTCTGCAATTTCTTTGTTCAGTTGACAAGAACGAATGAAGTCACTTTCATCAGAAAGCTCTGCTTGTTTATGATTAATTTGATCTTCTAGGTCTACAATTCGGTCAGGAATTGAGCCGCGTATTTGTTCCCAATGAAAAAGAATATCTTGTTGAGTATCTTTGCTATGTTGTTCCCAATCTACTGTTAAGTTAGGAAGAAAGATACCTAGTCGCTGATCGAAAGAAAAATGGTCCTTCATTTGGCTGCCTCCAAGCTGTGTAATAATTTTTATTTTACTACAAATAGTTGTTTCCTACCTATCATAACTCTTTTTCAATGGAATAAGTGAAAAAAGGACATGCAGTAAATGCTGCATGCCCTGTTATTTATTGTTTATTCTTTTTCAGTTCGAACTACTAGAACATCACATGGTGCATATCGTGTAATATGTTCTGATACACTACCGATAAAGAATCTTTCTACTACATTCATTCCTGTGGCACCACAAATTATTAAGTCAACATTATGTTTTTTTGCCACATCTCTAGGGATTCGAACCTTTGGAGAACCGAATTCAATTTCATATTGAACCTCTTTTACACCTGAATCAACAGCTTGCTTTTGATAGTTATCTAGCATGTCTTTTGCCAGCTTTTCTGCGCGATCGCCAATAACGGTGTCATAGGCTTCGATTAACGCGAATGACCGAGTATCTATTACATGAACTAGAAGTAAGGCAGCATCATTTCTTTTCGCGATTTCAATACCCTTTCGTAAGGCCCAATCTGCTTCTTTCGATCCATCAATAGCGACTAAAATATTTTTATATTTGAGTCCCATGATCATCATCTCCTTACCTAAATTATACATTATTTAACAACGAATAACTGTTGCAATTTTTCGAACAATAATGAAGTAGTAGCTTAGAATGAAAGGAGATTTGCGTGATGGAAAAAAGAAATCCAAATAACCAATATTCATTTGAATTCGATGAACAAGGTTCGAATGAAGTAAGTCAACAGATAATGAATTCCTATAATAGCGGTTTTATAGGAGAGGGAGCGGCAGTAGCCGACCAAGCTGATTTTAACGCTGCCACTGCATCAGTAGATACTGACGGGTACACAGAAAGCTAGGCAATAAGATGTTCGAACGAAGGCTGTCCATAATAGGATGGCCTTTTCTTTGTTCCAGGAAATTATAAAAAGGTCCGAGTGTTGATAACTGAACTAGTTGTCTGAATCTAGCTCCAGCGCCTAACCCCTCGGGTCAAATAACCTTCGGCAAGAAAAGTCAAAAGGCGGACTTTTCCCGCCGAAGAACATTTGCCTGTCGGGGCTGAACGAGGCGCTTCCGCCTTTTGTTCTTGTTGCAAAAGGTATTTAGTAGACATATATCTAGGAATTTTCCTTTATGAGGGGCATTTACCCAAGAGTTTCCCGTTAGATATGCATATTCTTTAGTGTGTGAAGTAAATAAAATGAGGAGGAATAAACATTGAGTACTGAAATTTATGGAATGCCTGCGATGAACCAAGCGGATGAACGGATCCGTCCTGGTTTTGGTGGATTTGGACATTTTGGTGGTGGATTTGGTCGCCCTGGATTTGGCTTTGGAGGCTTTGGCCGTCCAGGATTTGGGTTTGGTGGTTTCGGTCGTCCAGGATTTGGCTTTGGAGGCTTTGGCCGTCCAGGATTTGGATTCGGTTTTGGCCGTCCATGGGGCTGGGGCTTTGGTGGATTCGGATTACCGTTCCTGGGTGGATTAGCTGCAGGGGCGTTATTATCAGCTCCTTATGGTTATGGATATGGATACCCTTATTATGGTTATCCTTATTATGGAGACCCATATTACCCTTATTATTAAATTGCTAGAAAAAAGCTTTGTCGTTAATTTAGCGTCAAAGCTTTTTTAAGATTAAGGGAATTTGTGGTTATTTGAAGAACTTATACTAGAATAAGTTTGGGTAACTCCTATTTTTTTGGTAAAATAAAATTGCTTTTACTTTCGGAATTATTTGAACTATTTTCTACTGCTTATATTAATTGGAGGTATGGACATGCGAATCGGAATACCTAAAGAGATAAAAAATAATGAAAACCGTGTAGCAATGACGCCTGCTGGAGTGGTCAACCTTGTGAAATTTGGCCATGAGGTCTTTATTGAGAATGGAGCTGGTTTAGGCTCTGGTTTTTCAGATGAAGACTATAGAGATGCAGGAGCAAAGTTAGTAGAAACACCAGCCGAAGCATGGTCCATGGAAATGGTCATGAAAGTTAAGGAACCACTTCCAAGCGAATATCAATATTTTCGCGAGGGATTAATCTTATTTACATATTTACATTTAGCTCCGGAACCTGAACTGACTAAAGCACTAATTGATAAAAAAGTTATAGGGATTGCTTATGAGACAGTTCAGCTTCCTAATCGAAGCCTACCATTATTAACGCCAATGAGTGAAGTGGCTGGGAGAATGGCCGCACAAATTGGTGCCCAATTCCTTGAAAAAGTTCACGGAGGGATGGGAATTTTACTATCCGGTGTTCCCGGTGTACAAAGAGGGACTGTTACGATTATTGGCGGTGGAGTTGCTGGTACCAATGCAGCTAAAATGGCGATTGGATTAGGGGCAAAAGTGACCATTATTGATTTAAATCCAGACCGCCTTCGTCAATTGGATGATATTTTCGGATCTGATGTGACAACATTAATGTCGAACCCTTATAATATTGCAGAAGCAGTGAAAGAATCTGATCTAGTCATTGGAGCAGTTTTGATTCCAGGTGCAAAGGCACCAAAACTTGTTTCTGAAGAAATGATTAAGACCATGAAGTCGGGGAGTGTTGTTGTTGATATCGCCATTGATCAAGGTGGTATTTTTGAAACAACAGATCGTATAACTACGCACGATAATCCAACGTATGTAAAGCATGGTGTAGTCCACTATGCAGTGGCCAATATGCCTGGAGCAGTACCGCGAACATCGACTATTGCATTAACAAATGTAACCGTTCCATATGCGGTTCAAATTGCGAACAAGGGCTATCGTAAGGCATGTTTAGATAATGAGGCCTTGCTAAAAGGAATTAACACATTAAACGGCTATGTGACTTATGAAGCAGTCGCAGAAGCACACGGCCTTGAATTCTTAGATACAAAAACATTGTTAGAGAAACAATAATAAATTATGTTGCAGAAGAGGTGGTCCGGAAGCCCGCCTCTTCTTTTGTAATAATTGTAGTAAACAAAAAAACCAGCTTCTAGTCAGAAACTGGTTTTGAGTGCTAAGTATGTAGCCGCCATTGCCGTAAGAAATATAAGAAAGTTTTAAACCACCACTCCTCAAAGTGGGTGTTTTCAGAAGCTTTTCTGCGTGTCCTCCATGTCTTATAGACAAAGGCTTGTCATTCCAGCTTCAATGGTTAAACTCCCTATTACAGCTTAAAGGTTAAAACTTTATTATGATTACGTACAACGCAGCTTGTATTAGTATATTACCTCAATTAAAACAAAAATACAATGCTAAAATCATCCAAATCTGCCTACTTCACAATTTGCAGTTCTTTTGGGAATTTGGTTAAAATCTTTGCCCCATCAGCAGTAATAAACACATCATCCTCGATACGCACTCCGGCTACATTAGGGACATAGATTCCTGGTTCAATGGTATAAACCATTCCTTCTTCAATAATCAGTTGATTTGTCTCGGTTAAGGATGGATATTCATGAACACTAATTCCTAGGCCGTGTCCAAGACGGTGTGGAAAATATTCACCGTATCCTGCTTCAGCGATAATACGACGAGCAGTAAGGTCAACGTCTGCTGCACTCACACCAGGTTTACTTGCTTCAATCGCTGCCAATTGGGCTTTTAACACTGTATCATATATTTCTTTTTGCTTGTCGTTAATGTCACCATATGCAACGGTTCTTGTGATATCTGAACAATAGCGATCCACAACTACACCCAAGTCAAATAAAACTAAATCACCTTTTTGAATTTTAGTAGTGCCTGGATTACCATGAGGAGAAGCAGCATTCGCACCAGTTAGAACCATTGTTGAAAAAGACATCTCAGTCACGCCTTTTTGCTTTAAGGCAAACTCTAATGCATTAAGAATTTCTAGCTCTGTTTTCCCTTCCTTGATTTCATTAACCCCGAATTCAACCGCATAATCAGCAAGTGCACAAGCCTCTTCGATAATTTTTAATTCGGAAGCATCTTTGACCATTCGAAGGAGTCTTAATTTTTCCTCACCTGAAACAAAAGTGGAATGAGGGAATAATCGTAAGAGCTGTTCATACCGCTCTACATTCATATGCTCTTTCTCGATAGCAACCTTTGACACGCGATCCATTCTTTTATTGATAGATTTCAAAATCATTTCCCATGGATTATCAATGTCACTATAGCCGATTAATTCATGATCCCATCCAGATCGTTTAGCATCATGTACTTCCATCCCTGGGCAAACTAGGAACGGCTCTTCCTCTTGGAACACAGCGAGGGCGAGTAAGCGTTCATGTGGATCGGTATAGTAGCCGCTTAAATAAAATACATTTTCGGAAGAAGTAACAAAACTGACTTCAATGTCATTCTCCTTCATCCATGCTTGCAGTTTGTTCAATCTTTGATTCATCATTTCTCCCCCTAATTTCAAATCCAATTTGAGAGTAACAATATAAATTTGAATTGTAAACTATCTGAGGTTATCTTGTGCTAAAACGGGTGGTTTATGGGTATAAATGAGGAAGGAATTTCTATATTATTTATGGAAGTACTATTAAAAGAACTTTGGGAGGGTTACAAAAATGAAAGTATCTTATCATGGTCATTCAGTGGTACAAATTCAAACCAATGGAAAAACAATTATCATTGACCCGTTTATTACTGGAAACAGTTTAACAGATTTATCAATAGACGAAGTGAAACCGGATGTTATTATCCTCACACATGGTCACGGAGATCACGTAGGTGATACGGTGGAACTAGCAAAAAGAAACAATGCCCTTGTCATAGCGAATGCTGATCTATGTGCATTTTTAAGCTTTCAAGGGGTAAAGACCCATGCCATGCATATTGGAGGGGCCTATCAATTTGAATTTGGTAAAGTAAAACTGACACAAGCTTTCCATGGCTCGGGCTATGTCATTGCTGGCAGCCAGGAGATTATTTACTGCGGAATGCCCGCCGGTATTCTTTTTATGAATGAAGGCAAAACCATATATCATGCAGGTGATACGGGGCTCTTCTCAGATATGAAACTAATAGGTGAACGTCATCCGATTGACTTGGCCTTCTTGCCAATAGGAGATAATTTTACCATGGGACCGGAAGACGCGGCCTATGCAGCCAAATTATTAGCAGCCAAAACAGTTGTACCGATTCATTACAATACATTCCCACCAATTAAGCAGGATCCAAATACGTTTTTAGAAATGCTCGATGATAAAAACGGTAAAATCCTTCAACCTGGAGAATCTATCGAAATTTAATCATCTTCTTTTGGAATCACCTACTTTTTTTTCCCTCTCTTGCATAAAGATGGAACAAGCAGTCTTTTTTATAGGGAGGAAATGAAAGATGAAAAAGAACCGATACTTACTTTGCCTGCTCCTTTGTGGCCTTATGCTTTATTTTGCTGTTCCTAGATTATCAATTCATGCAGATGGTCTTCAAGGAATATTCTCATTAGCTTGGTTGACCTTTGCATTGATGGTCATTGCGGGGAACTTAACAGGGTTGCTTTATAGTCCAAAAAGGCAAATACAAAAGTCTCAAGCTGGCCGATTAAAGAAAAAGTCCAGGTCTTTTCACTGAGATTTAGACAACAATGTGAGAAACCGCATTGAATCAAGGCTTTTAACACTTTATAATGAAATTTAGACTAATCTGGTCGTGTTGTCACCAGGTAATGGGAATTCAAATATAAAGGGTGAAGGTCTTGGCTACTAAGCACGAACAAATTTTGCAATATATTGATGGACTTCCTGTAGGGGAAAAAATTTCAGTTCGCCAAATCGCCAAGGCGATGACCGTCAGTGAAGGTACAGCCTACCGAGCGATTAAGGAAGCTGAAAATAAAGGATACGTCAGCACCATTGAAAGAGTAGGAACAATTAGAATTGAACGTAAGAAGAAAGAAAATATTGAAAAGCTTACATTTGCGGAAGTAGTAAATATCGTTGATGGGCAGGTCGTAGGCGGAAGAACGGGCTTGCACAAAACACTAAATAAATTTGTCATTGGTGCCATGAAGCTTGAAGCTATGATGCGGTATACGGAGGCAGGGAACCTGTTAATTGTCGGTAACCGCACGCAAGCACATGAGCTAGCATTAAAAGCAGGGGCAGCTGTACTGATTACAGGTGGATTTGATTCTGAAGAACACGTGAAAAAGCTTGCTGATAGTCTTGAACTACCTGTCATTTCAACTAGCTATGACACCTTCACTGTGGCTACAATGATTAATAGAGCAATTTATGACCAATTAATCAAAAAGGAAATTATTTTAGTCGAAGATATTCTAACCCCTTTATCTGAGACCTATTATTTAAAAACAATAGATAAGGTTTCTAAATGGCATGAGTTTAATCAGGAAACAAGACACAGTCGCTATCCTGTAGTCGATCAAAATATGAAAATTCAAGGTATGGTAACAAGCAAGGATATTTTAGGACAGGATTTAGACACGTCGATTGATAAGATTATGACGAAGCAGCCAATGACGGTGAATGGAAAAACGAGTGTCGCTTCGACTGCCCATACGATGGTATGGGAGGGAATAGAAGTACTTCCAGTTGCGGACGACTCCAATCGATTAGAAGGAATCATAAGCAGACAGGATGTATTAAAGGCATTACAAATGAATCAAAGACAGCCACAAGTCGGTGAAACAATCGATGATATTGTCACAAATCAAATGGCCCTCATTCAGGGTAAGGTTAAAGGAGAAGAAGTATATTCCTGTGAAGTAACACCTCAAATGACCAATCATCTAGGAACCATTTCATATGGTGTATTTACAACCATCGTATCCGAAGCAGCTAACCGGGTCATGAGAAGCTATAAAAAGGGAGATCTTGTAGTTGAGAATATGACCATCTATTTTATCAAGCCCGTTCAAATGGAGAGTACCTTAGAGGTATATCCGAGGATTCTTGAAGTCGGACGGAAATTCGGAAAGGTAGATGTTGAGGTTTTCAACGAAGGAATTTTGGTAGGAAAAGCGATGATGATGTGCCAATTGATTGATAGACAATAAGAAATGCTAGGCGCTGGAGCTGGACAATAATAAAAGAGGTTGACTCCTTTCCGAGTCAACCTCTTAATTATTATTTCTGCGCTTCGTATAGCTTAGCTTCCTCTACTGCGAATGGAAGGTAATGTTTATACTTTTTAAAACCTATCCAACTGAAAAATGCACCATAAATAATAAAAATAGCGGAAACAATAAGAGTTGAAGTAGATTCAGAAATAAATAGTAAATAATTTAAACCAAAGAAACAAACAAAAAGACCGAGTGCTATATTTGATTTTGCGGAAAGCCATTTCTTTTCTACTTCACGGTTGCTTCTAAAGTATTTTGTCTTATAAAATAAATAGAAAGCGAATAATATGAAAACTAATACAGCAAATACAAACATGATTGGATCCTCCAAGTCTTGAAAATCATTATTATTTTACCTTTTTTTTTATAAAAAAGCCATGATTGGTTCTAAGGAGCAGTGTTTATGATTGAGCAAATTTTAGCAACAATTGAACAATATGAAACCATCATTGTTCATCGACATGTCCGACCTGACCCGGATGCCTATGGTTCACAGGGTGGACTGGTAGCCATTTTACAAGAGTCGTATCCGGATAAAAAGATTTACGCAGTCGGCCAAGAGGAACCAACTCTTCATTTTATGCGCAGACTGGATGTGATTGAGGATGAGTTGTACAAAGGTGCCTTGGTCATTGTTTGTGATACAGCAAATGCAGCAAGAATTTGTGATGACCGATATTCATTAGGTGATAAGCTTATTAAAATTGATCATCATCCAAATGAAGATCCATATGGTGATTTATTATGGGTAGACACCAGTGCCAGTTCGTGCAGCGAGATGATTTATGAGTTTTATTTAACCGGTAAAGAAAAAGGGTTGAAGATGAATGATGAAGCAGCAAGACTGCTATTCGCTGGTATTGTCGGTGATACAGGAAGATTCCTTTTTCCTAGCACTACAGAGAAAACCTTTGCTTACGCAGGTGAACTGATCCATTATCATTTCTCTCGTACAGAAGTATTTGATAAGATGTATGAATTGGATGCTCATATCATCAAGTTGAACGGGTATATCCTTCAGAACTTTGAACTTCAGGAAAACGGAGTCGCATCCGTGATGCTTACGAAGGAATTGTTAAAGGAATATGGAGCAAGACCTGCAGAGGCTTCCTTACTAGTCGGTATTTTAGGGAATGTAAAAGGCATTAAAGCATGGGTCTTTTTCATTGAGGAAGAGGATCAAATTCGGGTTCGTCTTCGTTCAAAGGGGCCGGTCATAAATGGTGTTGCTAGAAAGTTTAAAGGTGGAGGCCATCCACTTGCATCAGGCGCTTCCATATATTCTTGGGATGAAGTAGATCAAGTCTTAAAAGAACTAGATGAGGTATGCCGGAATTATACAAAATAGAAAAAAAACGGCCCCAATGTGTGCGGGGCCGCTTTTCTTACTCAAATTGTATCTCAAGTTGTATGGATAGGTTAGTGTAGACTACCATTTCTTTTACTTTAAGTTTGTATCGTTTATCATTTATTTTAATCAGTTTATTTTCAATTATTTTTTTCAGGAGATCCTTACTTTTATAGACGGTATCTAAATCCTTTGCGAGCATCATACTGATATCATCTTTGACGGAGTCTTCTGTCTCGGAAACACTGAGTAAATCTAGCTTATATTTTTCCCAGTTTGTAATCTTTATATTTATTTTTTGGACAGTTAGCTGTTCGATATTCCGCTTATTCATTTCCTTATATTCTTCCTGCCAAATTTTTTTTTCTTCGTTTAGGTCTATAATCTTTTGTTGTTGTATCCTTAATAATTCTGTGTTTTCTTCCTGCCATACCCCGTAAATATATAAAAAGATACACCAGCTTATTGCACCGCCTACTGCGGCACCTGCAAAAAAACGCTGCCAGGAGGGTCTTCGATAAT comes from the Neobacillus sp. PS2-9 genome and includes:
- a CDS encoding EcsC family protein, which translates into the protein MPYTDRETKVWNEISEWEKNLFNYEPNDIQLTYEKYLERSFSLLPETVQKQFFSLVDTWLFHLHGMIQGSQLQMDAKERILSSGRVFIPNLENISDLKNLDINQLQYIAEQHIARHRLYSLAQGGLAGTGSSLLLGMDIPAMAVINLRVVQLIAMTYGYEVNTPYEMMTSLKVFHIGTLPPRIQKEGWIMLKDELEKYDNPYFYEGTEEISNITWLEQPLQQVFKAMVIALFRRKMIQGMPLVSIAIGAGANYQLTRKVTELAHKYYQYRYLKEKEEFQI
- a CDS encoding Xaa-Pro peptidase family protein, coding for MNQRLNKLQAWMKENDIEVSFVTSSENVFYLSGYYTDPHERLLALAVFQEEEPFLVCPGMEVHDAKRSGWDHELIGYSDIDNPWEMILKSINKRMDRVSKVAIEKEHMNVERYEQLLRLFPHSTFVSGEEKLRLLRMVKDASELKIIEEACALADYAVEFGVNEIKEGKTELEILNALEFALKQKGVTEMSFSTMVLTGANAASPHGNPGTTKIQKGDLVLFDLGVVVDRYCSDITRTVAYGDINDKQKEIYDTVLKAQLAAIEASKPGVSAADVDLTARRIIAEAGYGEYFPHRLGHGLGISVHEYPSLTETNQLIIEEGMVYTIEPGIYVPNVAGVRIEDDVFITADGAKILTKFPKELQIVK
- a CDS encoding molybdenum cofactor biosynthesis protein B; its protein translation is MSTQEHKREAPKSINCKIITVSDTRNKDTDKSGKLMIELLEQSGHQISDYVIVKDEAIPIQDEILKACNREDIDAILINGGTGIAKRDVTIETVKSLLNKEIVGFGELFRMLSYQEDIGSAAILSRAIAGVVNNRAVFSTPGSTGAVKLAMNKLILPELGHVVREIKKDL
- a CDS encoding class I SAM-dependent methyltransferase, with the protein product MKISPIEQLFTVFNETALVLQEELSCSYLEALAETGENMFQGTILQDELSELTTKRLKKQYEEIHLDKYSKEDIRKAYQLVILKGMKENVQPNHQMTPDTIGLLVGYLLDRFVKQSTFRLLDPAVGTGNLLTTVLNHVPKEITSIGVDVDDILIKLAYVNANLQEHPIQLFNQDALEPLFIDPVEAVIADLPVGFYPNDVRAADYQLKANTGHSYSHHLFIEQSVRHTVPGGYLIFLVPSGLFESEQAAQLHEFLKEHVIIQGLLQLPETMFKNKSAAKNIFILQKKGEGIQPPKQAMLVNLPSLSKQYEMDRILSQIEKWFQENKG
- a CDS encoding metal-dependent hydrolase, translating into MKVSYHGHSVVQIQTNGKTIIIDPFITGNSLTDLSIDEVKPDVIILTHGHGDHVGDTVELAKRNNALVIANADLCAFLSFQGVKTHAMHIGGAYQFEFGKVKLTQAFHGSGYVIAGSQEIIYCGMPAGILFMNEGKTIYHAGDTGLFSDMKLIGERHPIDLAFLPIGDNFTMGPEDAAYAAKLLAAKTVVPIHYNTFPPIKQDPNTFLEMLDDKNGKILQPGESIEI
- the ald gene encoding alanine dehydrogenase; amino-acid sequence: MRIGIPKEIKNNENRVAMTPAGVVNLVKFGHEVFIENGAGLGSGFSDEDYRDAGAKLVETPAEAWSMEMVMKVKEPLPSEYQYFREGLILFTYLHLAPEPELTKALIDKKVIGIAYETVQLPNRSLPLLTPMSEVAGRMAAQIGAQFLEKVHGGMGILLSGVPGVQRGTVTIIGGGVAGTNAAKMAIGLGAKVTIIDLNPDRLRQLDDIFGSDVTTLMSNPYNIAEAVKESDLVIGAVLIPGAKAPKLVSEEMIKTMKSGSVVVDIAIDQGGIFETTDRITTHDNPTYVKHGVVHYAVANMPGAVPRTSTIALTNVTVPYAVQIANKGYRKACLDNEALLKGINTLNGYVTYEAVAEAHGLEFLDTKTLLEKQ
- a CDS encoding acetate kinase, whose protein sequence is MAKIIAINAGSSSLKFQLFEMPSEEVITKGLIERIGLSDSIFNITVNGEKVQEITDIPDHEIAVKMLLDKLTTLGIIQSLDEIEGIGHRVVHGGEAFNDSVIITDEVLNKIEELSELAPLHNPANLTGIRAFQSVLPNVPAIAVFDTAFHQTMPESSFLYSLPYEYYKEYGIRKYGFHGTSHKYVSQRAAELLGRPVEQLRLISCHLGNGASIAAIEGGESIDTSMGFTPLAGVTMGTRSGNIDPALIPYIMEKTNQTADEVLDVLNKKSGMLAVSGFSSDLRDIEIEAKKGNERAQLALDVFANRIHKYIGSYASRMYGVDAIIFTAGIGENSDTIRENVLKGLEFMGVYWDPALNKVRGEEAFINYPHSPVKVIIIPTNEEVMIARDVVRLAQ
- a CDS encoding universal stress protein, which codes for MGLKYKNILVAIDGSKEADWALRKGIEIAKRNDAALLLVHVIDTRSFALIEAYDTVIGDRAEKLAKDMLDNYQKQAVDSGVKEVQYEIEFGSPKVRIPRDVAKKHNVDLIICGATGMNVVERFFIGSVSEHITRYAPCDVLVVRTEKE